The nucleotide sequence CCGGCCGGACTGGCAAGATTCAGAATCGGCTCCGGCCCCTGCAAGAGCGGCACGCCTTGATAGGTCGTCGGCAGAAAGCCGCTCCCCCACAGCGGAGCGCCGCCGCGCGGGCCGCGCGGGCCTGATTGCAGCACCACGAAGCCCGGCAGATCCTGCGACTCGCTGCCGATGCCGTAGGTGACCCAGGCGCCCATGCTCGGCAAGCCGAACCGCGGCACACCGGTGTTGGCGAACAGCTTGGCGGGACCGTGATTGAACACATCGGTGGCCATGCTGCGCACGATCGTCACGTCGTCGGCGATGGACGCCAGCCCCGGCACCAGTTCGCTCAGCTCCGCGCCGCTCTGACCATATCGGGCAAACTTGCGGCGCGTGCCCAGCAGCTTGGCATCGAGCTTGATGAAGGCGAACCGCTTGTTCTTGACGTACGATTCGGGCACGACCTGACCGTCGAGTTCCTGCAGCTTCGGCTTGTAATCGAACAGCTCCAGTTGACTTGGGC is from Pirellulales bacterium and encodes:
- a CDS encoding DUF1501 domain-containing protein is translated as MDRHPSSSVLTGTRRHFFHDCALGLGSIALANLIGGSPSAGATSIAASPLAPKPTHFPAKAKRVIYLFMAGGPSQLELFDYKPKLQELDGQVVPESYVKNKRFAFIKLDAKLLGTRRKFARYGQSGAELSELVPGLASIADDVTIVRSMATDVFNHGPAKLFANTGVPRFGLPSMGAWVTYGIGSESQDLPGFVVLQSGPRGPRGGAPLWGSGFLPTTYQGVPLLQGPEPILNLASPAG